A window from Chrysemys picta bellii isolate R12L10 chromosome 20, ASM1138683v2, whole genome shotgun sequence encodes these proteins:
- the S100A7 gene encoding protein S100-A7, whose product MTSGLPTSKLETALNDVIDVYHEYSEKRPNSDDFLQKQEFKQLLKQHAKSFLACTIPRGKTEDEYIEDLFKKTDKNKNGQLHFEEFVTTLAKLAIHAHDLSHGACDEGSGKPGDGHGHGHGHGPN is encoded by the exons ATGACAAGCGGACTGCCTACCAGCAAACTGGAAACAGCCTTGAATGATGTAATCGATGTGTACCACGAGTACTCTGAAAAAAGGCCCAACTCGGATGATTTCCTGCAGAAGCAGGAGTTCAAGCAGCTGCTAAAACAGCATGCCAAGTCATTTCTGGCGTGCACTATCCCG CGCGGGAAGACAGAGGACGAATACATAGAAGACCTGTTTAAGAAGACCGACAAAAACAAAAATGGACAACTCCATTTCGAAGAGTTCGTTACCACGCTGGCAAAATTGGCCATACATGCTCATGATCTCTCACACGGGGCTTGTGATGAAGGGTCTGGGAAGCCGGGTGATGGGCATGGGCATGGGCATGGGCATGGCCCCAATTAA
- the S100A6 gene encoding protein S100-A6, whose product MAAPLDQAIGLLVSIFHKYSGKEGDKNTLSKKELKELIQKELTIGAKLKDAEIVGLMEDLDRNKDQEVNFQEYVTFLGALAMIYNDALLKYK is encoded by the exons ATGGCCGCACCTCTGGACCAGGCCATCGGGCTCTTGGTCAGCATTTTCCACAAGTACTCGGGAAAGGAAGGGGACAAGAACACGCTGAGCAAGAAGGAGCTGAAGGAACTAATCCAGAAGGAGTTGACCATTGGGGCG AAACTGAAGGATGCTGAAATTGTTGGGCTCATGGAGGACCTGGACCGGAACAAGGACCAGGAAGTCAACTTCCAGGAGTACGTCACTTTCCTAGGTGCCTTGGCCATGATTTACAACGATGCTTTGCTGAAATATAAGTAG